The following are from one region of the Cyclopterus lumpus isolate fCycLum1 chromosome 21, fCycLum1.pri, whole genome shotgun sequence genome:
- the LOC117750295 gene encoding gamma-crystallin M3-like produces the protein MTNTGMNMRGKITFYEEKNFQGRSYECMSDCSDMTSYLSRCQSCRVESGCFMVYDRTNYMGNQYFMKRGEYSDFQNMLGMRDCIRSCRMIPMHRGQFRMKVYERENFGGQSHELMEDCDNIMDRYRMNDVQSCNVMEGHWLMYEQPQYRGKQMYMRPGEYRSFRDMGMSGMRFMSMRRIMDSCN, from the exons ATGACCAACACCGGCATGAACATGAGGGGCAAG ATCACCTTCTATGAGGAGAAGAACTTCCAGGGCCGCTCCTATGAGTGCATGAGCGACTGCTCTGACATGACCTCCTACCTGAGCAGGTGCCAGTCCTGCAGGGTGGAGAGTGGCTGCTTCATGGTGTACGACCGCACCAACTACATGGGGAACCAGTACTTCATGAAGAGGGGCGAGTACTCCGACTTCCAGAACATGCTGGGCATGAGGGACTGCATCAGGTCTTGCCGTATGATCCCTATG CACAGAGGACAGTTCAGGATGAAGGTCTACGAGAGGGAGAACTTCGGTGGTCAGAGCCACGAGCTGATGGAGGACTGCGACAACATCATGGACCGTTACCGCATGAACGACGTCCAGTCCTGCAACGTGATGGAGGGCCACTGGCTGATGTACGAGCAGCCCCAGTACAGAGGCAAGCAGATGTACATGAGGCCCGGAGAGTACAGGAGCTTCAGGGACATGGGCATGAGCGGCATGAGGTTCATGAGCATGAGGCGCATCATGGATTCCTGCAACTAA
- the LOC117750302 gene encoding gamma-crystallin M3-like — protein MSNTGMNMRGKITFYEEKNFQGRSYECMSDCSDMTSYLSRCQSCRVESGCFMVYDRTNYMGSQYYMKRGEYSDYQNMLGMRDCIRSCRMIPMHRGQFRMKIYERENFGGQSHEMMEDCDNIMDRYRMNDVQSCNVMEGHWLMYEQPQYRGKQMYMRPGEYRSFRDMGMSGMRFMSMRRIMDSCN, from the exons ATGAGTAACACCGGCATGAACATGAGGGGCAAG ATCACCTTCTACGAGGAGAAGAACTTCCAGGGCCGCTCCTATGAGTGCATGAGCGACTGCTCTGACATGACCTCCTACCTGAGCAGGTGCCAGTCCTGCAGGGTGGAGAGCGGCTGCTTCATGGTGTACGACCGCACCAACTACATGGGAAGCCAGTACTATATGAAGAGGGGCGAGTACTCCGACTACCAGAACATGCTGGGCATGAGGGACTGCATCAGGTCTTGCCGTATGATTCCCATG CACAGAGGACAGTTCAGGATGAAGATCTACGAGAGGGAGAACTTCGGTGGTCAGAGTCACGAGATGATGGAGGACTGCGACAACATCATGGACCGTTACCGCATGAACGACGTCCAGTCCTGCAACGTGATGGAGGGCCACTGGCTGATGTACGAGCAGCCCCAGTACAGAGGCAAGCAGATGTACATGAGGCCCGGAGAGTACAGGAGCTTCAGGGACATGGGCATGAGCGGTATGAGGTTCATGAGCATGAGGCGCATCATGGATTCCTGCAACTAA
- the LOC117750874 gene encoding gamma-crystallin M3-like, whose amino-acid sequence MSNTGMNMRGKITFYEEKNFQGRSYECMSDCSDMTSYLSRCQSCRVESGCFMVYDRTNYMGSQYYMKRGEYSDYQNMLGMRDCIRSCRMIPMHRGQFRMKIYENENFGGQSHEMMDDCDNIMDRYRMNDCQSCNVMDGHWLMYEQPQYRGKQMYMRPGEYRSFRDMGMSGMRFMSMRRIMDSCN is encoded by the exons ATGAGTAACACCGGCATGAACATGAGGGGCAAA ATCACCTTCTACGAGGAGAAGAACTTCCAGGGCCGCTCCTATGAGTGCATGAGCGACTGCTCTGACATGACCTCTTACCTGAGCAGGTGCCAGTCCTGCAGGGTAGAGAGTGGCTGCTTCATGGTGTACGACCGCACCAACTACATGGGAAGCCAGTACTATATGAAGAGGGGCGAGTACTCCGACTACCAGAACATGCTGGGCATGAGGGACTGCATCAGGTCTTGCCGTATGATCCCCATG CACAGGGGACAGTTCAGGATGAAGATCTACGAGAATGAGAACTTTGGTGGTCAGAGTCACGAGATGATGGACGACTGCGACAACATTATGGACCGTTACCGCATGAACGACTGCCAGTCCTGCAACGTGATGGACGGCCACTGGCTGATGTACGAGCAGCCCCAGTACAGAGGCAAGCAGATGTACATGAGGCCTGGAGAGTACAGGAGCTTCAGGGACATGGGCATGAGCGGTATGAGGTTCATGAGCATGAGGCGCATCATGGATTCCTGCAACTAA
- the LOC117750873 gene encoding gamma-crystallin M3-like, producing MTNTGMNMRGKITFYEEKNFQGRSYECMNDCSDMTSYLSRCQSCRVESGCFMVYDRTNYMGNQYFMKRGEYSDFQNMLGMRDCIRSCRMIPMHRGQFRMKVYERENFGGQSHELMEDCDNIMDRYRMNDVQSCNVMEGHWLMYEQPQYRGKQMYMRPGEYRSFRDMGMSGMRFMSMRRIMDSCN from the exons ATGACCAACACCGGCATGAACATGAGGGGCAag ATCACCTTCTATGAGGAGAAGAACTTCCAGGGCCGCTCctatgagtgcatgaatgactgcTCTGACATGACCTCCTACCTGAGCAGGTGCCAGTCCTGCAGGGTGGAGAGTGGCTGCTTCATGGTGTACGACCGCACCAACTACATGGGGAACCAGTACTTCATGAAGAGGGGCGAGTACTCCGACTTCCAGAACATGCTGGGCATGAGGGACTGCATCAGGTCTTGCCGTATGATCCCTATG CACAGAGGACAGTTCAGGATGAAGGTCTACGAGAGGGAGAACTTCGGTGGTCAGAGCCACGAGCTGATGGAGGACTGCGACAACATCATGGACCGTTACCGCATGAACGACGTCCAGTCCTGCAACGTGATGGAGGGCCACTGGCTGATGTACGAGCAGCCCCAGTACAGAGGCAAGCAGATGTACATGAGGCCCGGAGAGTACAGGAGCTTCAGGGACATGGGCATGAGCGGCATGAGGTTCATGAGCATGAGGCGCATCATGGATTCCTGCAACTAA